From the Acidilutibacter cellobiosedens genome, one window contains:
- a CDS encoding M23 family metallopeptidase, with the protein MKKWFSNLMDKDGFYIILFICVCLIATTAVWVSKNNSVKTKDENISKINEDFFKVEKGDEEEPSLEISKMGKTDDEEEKNDEEEQNKDIEKEEEKQNQDQDIEEIMEDETDKGKEDDETEKLFKESEPIESNTNSPVIQNNMLLPLVGTLGVDFTGEGLVYSETLDEWVSHQGIDLYAKEGTIVRASLDGVVKDVYDDDLWGITITIDHGNGIETRYKNLSTEKMVKIGQKVKKGDPISGIGRTAKLELAEEPHLHFEVLKEGICVDPKDYLPNIQ; encoded by the coding sequence ATGAAAAAATGGTTTTCAAATTTAATGGATAAAGACGGATTTTATATAATTTTATTTATTTGTGTTTGCTTAATTGCGACAACTGCCGTTTGGGTTTCTAAAAATAATTCTGTAAAGACAAAAGATGAAAATATTTCAAAGATAAATGAAGATTTTTTTAAAGTGGAAAAGGGTGACGAAGAAGAACCTTCTTTAGAGATCAGCAAGATGGGAAAAACGGACGATGAAGAAGAGAAGAATGATGAAGAAGAACAAAATAAAGATATAGAAAAAGAAGAAGAGAAACAAAATCAAGATCAGGATATTGAAGAAATAATGGAAGATGAAACGGATAAAGGAAAAGAAGATGATGAGACGGAAAAACTTTTTAAAGAATCGGAACCAATTGAAAGTAATACGAATTCTCCTGTTATTCAAAATAATATGCTTCTTCCGTTGGTAGGTACTTTGGGAGTTGATTTCACAGGAGAAGGATTGGTTTATTCAGAGACTTTAGACGAATGGGTAAGCCATCAAGGAATTGACTTATATGCAAAAGAAGGAACTATAGTAAGGGCAAGCCTTGATGGAGTTGTAAAGGATGTATACGACGATGATTTATGGGGAATAACAATAACTATTGATCATGGCAATGGAATAGAAACAAGATACAAAAATTTATCTACAGAGAAAATGGTAAAAATAGGGCAAAAGGTTAAAAAAGGAGATCCAATAAGTGGTATAGGGAGGACTGCAAAATTAGAACTTGCAGAGGAACCTCATTTACATTTTGAAGTATTAAAAGAAGGGATATGCGTTGATCCAAAAGATTATTTACCAAACATTCAATAA
- a CDS encoding acetyl-CoA C-acetyltransferase, whose translation MKEIVIASGVRTPVGTFGGAFKDVSAVELGKIVVEEAIKRANIKPDMIDEVIFGNVLQAGLGQNVARQVAIHAGIPVEVPSYTVNKVCGSGLKTVALAAQAILAGDADIIVAGGTENMSQAPYLLKKARWGMRMGNGVIEDYMIHDGLWDIFGDTHMGITAENVAEKWGITREEQDQFSLRSQQRSEAAIKSGRFKDEIIPVSVPQRKGDPKIVDTDEHPRFGSTIEGMRKLKPAFKKDGTVTAGNASGINDGAAALVIMSKEKADELGIKPIATILSYASAGVEPSIMGTGPIPATRKALKKINMKVEDMDLVEANEAFAAQSLAVVKELGLDPAKTNVNGGAIALGHPIGASGARILVTLLYEMMKRDSKLGLATLCIGGGQGIAMVVKR comes from the coding sequence ATGAAAGAAATAGTTATAGCTAGCGGAGTCAGAACACCTGTAGGGACATTCGGAGGGGCATTTAAAGACGTTTCTGCGGTAGAACTTGGGAAAATAGTTGTAGAAGAAGCGATAAAGAGAGCAAATATTAAACCTGATATGATTGATGAAGTTATATTTGGAAATGTTCTTCAGGCAGGCCTTGGTCAAAACGTGGCAAGACAAGTTGCGATACATGCAGGGATTCCGGTAGAGGTACCGTCTTATACCGTAAACAAAGTATGCGGTTCCGGTTTAAAGACTGTTGCATTGGCTGCTCAAGCTATATTAGCAGGGGATGCTGATATAATTGTTGCCGGAGGAACAGAAAACATGAGTCAGGCACCTTACTTATTGAAAAAGGCAAGATGGGGAATGAGAATGGGTAATGGCGTGATTGAAGACTATATGATTCATGATGGCTTATGGGATATTTTCGGTGATACTCATATGGGAATTACGGCTGAGAATGTTGCTGAGAAATGGGGAATTACAAGAGAGGAACAAGACCAATTTTCTCTCAGAAGCCAACAAAGATCGGAAGCTGCAATCAAAAGCGGAAGATTTAAAGATGAAATAATACCTGTATCTGTTCCTCAAAGAAAGGGAGATCCTAAAATAGTTGATACAGATGAACATCCGAGATTCGGTTCAACTATTGAAGGAATGAGAAAGTTAAAACCGGCATTTAAAAAGGACGGAACGGTAACAGCAGGGAATGCTTCGGGAATTAACGATGGAGCGGCTGCTCTTGTTATTATGTCCAAGGAGAAAGCAGATGAACTTGGCATTAAACCAATTGCAACAATTTTATCTTATGCTTCTGCGGGAGTAGAGCCTTCAATTATGGGAACAGGACCTATACCTGCAACGAGAAAGGCTTTGAAAAAAATAAATATGAAAGTTGAAGATATGGATTTGGTAGAAGCAAATGAAGCTTTTGCGGCTCAGTCTTTAGCAGTAGTTAAAGAACTTGGCCTGGACCCGGCAAAAACCAACGTCAACGGAGGTGCTATAGCATTAGGACATCCTATAGGAGCATCCGGAGCAAGAATACTTGTTACTCTTCTGTATGAAATGATGAAGAGAGACTCAAAACTTGGTTTGGCTACTTTGTGTATTGGAGGAGGCCAGGGCATAGCAATGGTAGTTAAAAGGTAA
- the spoIIID gene encoding sporulation transcriptional regulator SpoIIID, giving the protein MKDYIEERALKVAKYIISEKSTVRQAATVFGVSKSTVHKDVTERLPKINPLIAGMVKQILEKNKSERHIRGGEATKMKYKVVNN; this is encoded by the coding sequence TTGAAAGATTATATAGAAGAAAGGGCATTGAAGGTTGCAAAATACATAATTAGTGAAAAATCAACGGTAAGACAAGCAGCTACTGTATTTGGGGTGAGTAAAAGTACTGTTCACAAAGATGTGACGGAACGGTTGCCTAAAATCAACCCTCTTATTGCTGGCATGGTTAAGCAGATATTAGAAAAAAATAAATCAGAAAGACACATCAGAGGTGGAGAAGCAACTAAAATGAAATACAAAGTTGTTAATAATTAA
- a CDS encoding YwmB family TATA-box binding protein, which yields MKLFKRFLLICIILSMGMVNFGECREEIDDEDIILQSMENIGASFLEEDISMGGEINQRILTEKEIRILGKEMKNEMGIVGEKVDENMYLPEAEKKSYVEKLIAEEKSIQLLIWGKDKNENSALINISTYETEKGGETYLFLNKVKKSNNEYYDDIKLKMEGIFKKFDSEAEITTCVIGTFNGKLNRQSQEKKIDEALKYIKGNVVEKYSDESLISVSAFSPVLGKYIFSGNKKMNYNISMRYNEYEDKTYIWIGMPIIILEY from the coding sequence ATGAAATTATTTAAAAGATTTTTATTAATATGTATAATTTTATCAATGGGAATGGTGAATTTTGGAGAGTGTAGGGAAGAAATAGATGATGAAGATATAATACTTCAATCGATGGAAAATATTGGGGCAAGTTTTTTAGAAGAAGATATAAGTATGGGGGGAGAAATAAATCAGCGCATTTTAACAGAAAAAGAGATAAGAATTTTAGGGAAAGAAATGAAAAATGAAATGGGCATAGTTGGTGAAAAAGTTGATGAAAATATGTATTTACCTGAAGCGGAGAAAAAATCTTATGTAGAAAAATTGATAGCAGAGGAAAAAAGCATTCAGCTTTTAATATGGGGAAAAGATAAAAATGAAAATTCTGCCCTTATAAATATTTCTACATATGAAACTGAAAAAGGAGGTGAAACCTATTTGTTTTTAAATAAAGTAAAAAAAAGTAATAATGAATATTATGACGATATTAAGCTGAAAATGGAAGGTATCTTTAAAAAATTTGACTCTGAAGCGGAAATTACTACTTGCGTAATTGGAACTTTTAATGGAAAATTAAATAGACAGAGTCAAGAAAAGAAAATAGATGAAGCTTTAAAGTATATAAAGGGAAATGTTGTTGAAAAATATTCGGATGAATCTTTGATATCCGTTTCAGCTTTTTCGCCTGTATTAGGCAAATATATATTTTCAGGCAATAAAAAGATGAATTATAATATTTCTATGAGGTATAATGAATATGAAGACAAAACTTATATATGGATTGGAATGCCAATTATTATACTTGAATACTAA
- the mreB gene encoding rod shape-determining protein has protein sequence MAAFRSDLGIDLGTASILVYVKGKGIVLNEPSVVAIDQNTKRFLAVGEEARKMLGRTPGNIIALRPLRDGVISDYDVTEKMLKYFIQRAIGRFLFKPRVIVGVPSGVTEVEKRAVLEASNQAGAAKTYLIEEPMAAAIGAGIDITEPNGNMIVDIGGGTTDVAIISLGGIVVSKSIKVAGNECDEAISRYIRKKHNVMIGERSAEELKINIGTAYKKNKEEFMEVRGRNLVTGLPKTVNISSSEMLEALEEPVTNIVDSVHAVLERTPPELAADIANTGIVMTGGGSLLWGLDKLISEKTGIDARVADDPVSCVAIGTGKSLDWVDVLENSLMNDDKVRSK, from the coding sequence ATGGCTGCATTTAGAAGCGATTTAGGAATTGATCTCGGTACGGCAAGTATTTTGGTTTATGTAAAAGGAAAAGGAATAGTGCTGAACGAACCTTCTGTGGTAGCTATTGATCAAAATACAAAAAGATTTCTTGCTGTAGGAGAAGAGGCGAGAAAGATGTTGGGACGTACGCCGGGGAATATTATTGCTTTGAGACCTCTTAGAGACGGAGTTATATCCGATTATGACGTTACGGAAAAAATGCTTAAATATTTTATACAGAGGGCTATAGGAAGATTTTTATTTAAGCCAAGAGTTATAGTTGGCGTTCCCAGTGGAGTGACTGAAGTTGAAAAGAGAGCGGTATTGGAGGCGAGCAATCAAGCGGGGGCTGCGAAAACATATCTTATAGAAGAGCCCATGGCAGCAGCAATAGGAGCCGGGATAGATATCACCGAACCTAATGGAAACATGATCGTAGATATTGGTGGCGGAACTACAGACGTTGCCATAATCTCATTAGGAGGAATAGTTGTAAGCAAATCCATAAAAGTAGCAGGAAACGAGTGCGACGAAGCTATTTCAAGATATATTAGGAAAAAACATAATGTAATGATAGGAGAGAGAAGTGCAGAAGAATTAAAAATCAATATTGGTACGGCTTATAAAAAGAATAAAGAAGAATTCATGGAAGTAAGAGGGAGAAATTTAGTAACAGGTCTTCCGAAGACCGTTAATATTTCATCATCAGAGATGCTGGAGGCATTAGAGGAACCTGTGACAAATATAGTGGATTCAGTACATGCGGTTCTTGAAAGAACACCTCCGGAATTGGCGGCTGATATTGCAAATACAGGGATAGTTATGACCGGTGGAGGTTCTTTACTGTGGGGCCTTGATAAACTTATATCTGAAAAAACAGGAATAGATGCAAGAGTTGCAGATGATCCTGTTTCATGTGTAGCTATAGGGACGGGAAAATCTCTTGACTGGGTTGATGTGTTAGAGAATAGTTTAATGAATGATGATAAGGTTAGGTCTAAATAA
- a CDS encoding TrkH family potassium uptake protein: protein MSPGRIIVLGFALVVLTGTTLLYLPISSNEGVSVTLVDALFTATSAVCVTGLVAVDLANTFNVFGRTVVAILIQIGGLGVASIGVAFILLSRKNVGLKERILVKESMNLNSLQGMVRLVKSIITTTVFFEGTGIILSFLVFSKDYSPLSALGISIFHSISAFNNAGFDILGDFKNLTPYKDNVLLNLTTCGLIIFGGLGFYAIREIKQKKHFKTFGVNTKIVITMTVTLLTLGTVLLKCTENISWLGAFFQSTSARTAGFNTYPLGDFSTSGLLTLIFLMFVGASPGSTGGGIKTTTAFVIFKSIYSISANKNCTAFKRKIPKESIIKAFVIMTLAGLLVCFNTFLICLIEPQYTFLQVLFETVSGFGTVGLSTGITPYLADLSKIILSFTMFCGRLGPLTMMCIWFSRTPSSLSYPEEKITIG from the coding sequence ATGAGTCCGGGAAGAATAATCGTTTTAGGATTTGCTTTAGTCGTTTTAACAGGAACAACTTTATTATACTTACCAATTTCGTCAAACGAAGGTGTTTCTGTAACATTAGTCGATGCATTGTTTACTGCTACATCGGCAGTCTGTGTTACCGGATTAGTTGCTGTTGATTTAGCAAATACATTCAATGTTTTCGGAAGAACGGTCGTTGCTATTTTAATTCAAATAGGAGGATTGGGAGTTGCTTCTATAGGTGTTGCTTTTATTCTTCTATCAAGGAAAAACGTCGGATTAAAAGAACGTATTTTAGTTAAAGAATCAATGAACCTTAATTCTCTTCAAGGAATGGTACGATTAGTCAAATCAATAATTACAACTACTGTTTTTTTCGAAGGAACCGGCATAATTCTTAGTTTCTTAGTATTTTCCAAGGATTATTCTCCACTATCGGCACTTGGTATAAGCATCTTTCACTCAATTTCCGCTTTTAACAATGCCGGATTTGATATCTTGGGAGATTTTAAAAACTTAACTCCTTACAAGGACAATGTGTTGTTGAATTTGACTACTTGCGGACTGATTATCTTTGGAGGATTAGGATTTTATGCTATTAGAGAAATTAAGCAGAAAAAACATTTTAAAACTTTCGGCGTAAATACAAAAATTGTAATTACTATGACCGTAACATTACTGACTCTTGGAACTGTTCTTCTAAAATGTACGGAAAATATTTCTTGGTTAGGCGCATTTTTTCAAAGTACGTCTGCAAGAACGGCCGGTTTTAATACTTATCCTTTAGGAGATTTCTCTACCTCCGGATTATTGACTCTTATTTTTTTGATGTTTGTAGGAGCATCCCCCGGTTCTACAGGAGGCGGTATTAAAACAACGACTGCTTTTGTAATATTTAAAAGTATATACAGTATATCTGCTAATAAAAATTGTACTGCATTTAAACGAAAAATACCTAAAGAATCTATAATAAAAGCATTTGTTATTATGACGCTTGCAGGCTTGTTAGTATGTTTCAACACATTTTTAATATGTCTTATTGAGCCTCAATATACTTTTCTACAAGTACTTTTTGAGACTGTGTCCGGATTTGGGACAGTTGGATTATCTACGGGAATAACTCCATATCTGGCAGACTTGAGCAAAATAATTTTATCCTTTACAATGTTTTGCGGAAGACTCGGTCCACTTACCATGATGTGTATATGGTTTTCTCGAACTCCATCCAGTCTGTCCTATCCCGAAGAAAAAATTACAATAGGTTAA
- the spoIID gene encoding stage II sporulation protein D, with translation MKKLGIYLIFFIVIIIVVPAVLVKTINFVMKEDKLNLTEEKDEESENKEEVKFDGYIKVYDTRTQEVLKMPLEDYVKGVVAAEMPAEFHEEALKAQAVASRTYALERTKKYPAGHPDHPGAPLCTGVHCQAYLSLQELEEAHSSKWVEQYWGKIEDAVDSTKNEVIYYDGELIEPLYHSTSGGMTEDSEDVFAVSYPYLKSVLSPYEEGAPKLKSTSTFTVNEFIDKIKENYPEANITKDNMAEKIKVVERTESGRIKKLMIDGIVIEGSKIRSIFNLNSTNFKITLNLKTNTVEIETTGYGHGVGMSQWGANGMAKQGKNYKEILCHYYQGVEIGTYK, from the coding sequence ATGAAGAAGTTGGGAATATATTTAATTTTCTTTATTGTAATAATCATTGTTGTCCCTGCGGTTCTTGTAAAAACCATTAATTTTGTGATGAAAGAAGATAAGTTGAATTTGACGGAAGAAAAAGATGAAGAATCGGAGAACAAAGAAGAAGTAAAATTTGATGGTTATATAAAAGTATATGATACAAGAACTCAGGAAGTTTTGAAGATGCCTTTGGAAGACTATGTGAAGGGAGTAGTAGCGGCGGAAATGCCCGCCGAATTTCATGAAGAAGCATTAAAAGCTCAGGCTGTTGCCAGCAGAACTTATGCATTGGAAAGGACAAAGAAATATCCTGCAGGCCATCCGGATCATCCCGGAGCGCCGCTATGTACGGGAGTTCACTGCCAAGCCTACTTAAGTCTTCAGGAATTGGAGGAAGCTCACTCTTCCAAATGGGTGGAGCAATATTGGGGAAAAATTGAAGATGCCGTAGATAGTACTAAAAATGAAGTAATTTATTATGACGGAGAATTGATTGAACCCTTATATCATTCTACCAGCGGAGGAATGACGGAGGATTCGGAAGATGTGTTTGCAGTTAGTTACCCTTATTTGAAGTCGGTTTTGAGCCCTTATGAAGAAGGTGCTCCCAAATTGAAGAGTACATCCACCTTTACAGTGAATGAATTTATAGATAAGATAAAGGAGAATTATCCTGAAGCTAATATTACAAAGGATAATATGGCTGAGAAGATCAAAGTGGTGGAAAGAACGGAAAGCGGTAGAATAAAAAAATTGATGATTGATGGAATAGTTATAGAAGGTAGCAAAATAAGAAGTATATTTAATTTAAATTCTACAAATTTTAAGATAACTTTAAATCTTAAAACCAATACCGTTGAGATTGAAACAACAGGATATGGTCATGGAGTTGGAATGAGCCAATGGGGAGCAAACGGTATGGCGAAGCAGGGAAAAAACTATAAGGAAATATTATGTCACTATTATCAGGGAGTAGAAATCGGAACATATAAATAG
- a CDS encoding CoA transferase subunit A, with translation MNKVVTIDEAVSHIKDGMTVMVGGFLSCGTPHKLMDALVKNGVKNLTIICNDSGYPESGVGKLIVNRQVKTLYASHIGTNSETGRQMNSKELEVHLIPQGTLAERIRIAGAGLGGFLTPTGVGTIVEEGKQKIEIDGKVYLLELPLKADAALILGHKVDKKGNIAYRGATRNFNTIMATAADLVIVEAENLVEVGEIDQNDVVTPGLFIDYIAFGGEN, from the coding sequence ATGAATAAAGTTGTAACCATAGATGAAGCTGTTAGCCATATTAAAGACGGTATGACTGTAATGGTAGGGGGATTTTTATCTTGCGGAACTCCTCATAAACTAATGGATGCATTGGTAAAAAACGGGGTTAAGAATTTGACGATTATATGTAATGATTCCGGCTATCCGGAATCGGGAGTGGGGAAGCTGATAGTTAACAGACAGGTAAAAACTTTATATGCTTCTCATATAGGTACTAATTCTGAAACGGGAAGACAAATGAATTCTAAGGAATTAGAAGTTCATTTAATTCCACAGGGAACTTTAGCGGAAAGAATAAGAATTGCCGGTGCAGGATTAGGAGGATTTTTAACTCCTACCGGAGTAGGCACCATAGTGGAAGAAGGAAAACAGAAAATAGAGATAGACGGAAAGGTTTATTTGCTGGAATTACCGTTAAAAGCCGATGCAGCATTAATATTAGGACATAAGGTTGATAAAAAAGGCAATATAGCGTATAGAGGAGCTACAAGAAATTTCAATACGATTATGGCTACAGCCGCTGATTTGGTAATAGTTGAAGCAGAAAATCTGGTTGAGGTCGGAGAAATTGATCAAAATGATGTTGTGACACCTGGACTTTTTATAGATTATATAGCATTTGGAGGCGAAAATTAA
- the murA gene encoding UDP-N-acetylglucosamine 1-carboxyvinyltransferase: MEKIVVEKSPPLKGNVRVSGAKNSALPILAASLLGTEDIILEDVPNLKDVDVICEVLTSLGAKVERYEEGKIKINSVNIDKYETPYELMSKMRASFLVMGPLLTRIGKAKTSLPGGCAIGTRPIDLHLKGFRALGANIDVDHGYVEAFADKLIGDRIYLDFPSVGATENIMMAAVLAEGETTIDNAAMEPEIVDLANFLNKLGGNVKGAGTSTIRIKGVDNLKGTVHSVIPDRIEAGTFMVASAITGGDVIIENVIPNHIKPIIAKLREVGCDVYENGDKVRVVGNTKIKAVDVKTLPYPGFPTDMQAQFMALMSIADGTSVIIETVFENRFMHVDELKRMGADIKIDGRSAIIQGVNSLMSAPVKATDLRAGAALILAGLVADGKTEIDNVYHIDRGYDHIEDKFSQLGGKIYRIEY, translated from the coding sequence TTGGAGAAAATAGTGGTGGAAAAAAGCCCTCCGTTGAAGGGAAACGTTAGAGTAAGCGGAGCAAAGAATTCAGCACTACCTATACTTGCAGCATCTCTTTTAGGAACGGAAGATATTATCCTTGAGGATGTACCTAATTTAAAGGATGTTGATGTCATATGTGAAGTTCTTACATCTTTGGGAGCAAAGGTAGAGAGGTATGAGGAAGGAAAGATAAAAATCAATTCCGTGAATATTGATAAATATGAGACTCCCTATGAATTAATGAGTAAGATGAGGGCATCTTTCCTGGTAATGGGACCTTTATTGACCAGGATTGGAAAGGCTAAAACTTCGCTTCCGGGAGGATGTGCTATAGGGACTCGGCCTATCGATTTACATTTAAAAGGATTTAGAGCATTGGGAGCAAACATTGACGTAGATCACGGATATGTTGAAGCTTTTGCAGATAAGTTGATAGGAGACAGAATTTATTTAGACTTTCCAAGTGTAGGAGCGACGGAAAACATTATGATGGCTGCGGTTCTTGCTGAAGGAGAAACTACCATAGATAATGCTGCAATGGAGCCGGAAATAGTTGATTTGGCTAATTTTCTAAATAAGTTAGGAGGAAATGTAAAGGGAGCAGGTACCAGTACTATCAGAATTAAAGGAGTAGACAATTTAAAGGGGACTGTTCACTCTGTTATTCCGGACAGAATAGAAGCCGGAACTTTTATGGTAGCAAGTGCTATCACAGGAGGAGACGTTATCATAGAAAATGTTATTCCAAATCATATAAAGCCTATTATAGCTAAACTAAGAGAAGTAGGCTGTGATGTATATGAAAATGGTGATAAAGTAAGGGTTGTAGGAAATACAAAAATAAAAGCGGTGGATGTGAAAACTCTTCCTTATCCTGGTTTTCCTACGGATATGCAAGCTCAGTTTATGGCTCTAATGAGTATAGCTGATGGAACAAGTGTTATCATTGAAACTGTATTTGAAAACCGATTTATGCATGTAGACGAATTAAAGAGAATGGGTGCAGATATAAAGATAGATGGAAGAAGTGCAATTATACAAGGAGTTAATTCCTTGATGTCGGCTCCGGTAAAAGCTACGGATTTAAGAGCGGGAGCAGCCCTTATTTTAGCTGGACTTGTAGCGGACGGCAAGACCGAAATTGATAACGTATATCATATAGACAGAGGTTATGACCATATAGAAGATAAATTTTCCCAACTTGGCGGGAAAATTTATAGAATAGAATATTAA
- a CDS encoding potassium channel family protein: protein MLKYKSTIPFGVIGLGRFGFALAETLADMGKDVLVLDSNEDKINQIQDKVGNALVTPHLDKATLKEAGIQNCETVIVCIGEQIEISILTTLNVIELGVPRVISKAISAEHGKILKKIGAEVVYPERDRAIRLANSLTSSRTLDYIELSSKFAISEVKIPEQFDGKTIIDADLRKKFNLNIIAIVKDGEIFVDIDPDIILKENDTIVILGKKENINRFEKTLLNL, encoded by the coding sequence ATGTTAAAATATAAATCGACTATTCCCTTCGGAGTTATAGGATTAGGACGTTTCGGGTTTGCTCTTGCTGAAACCCTTGCGGATATGGGAAAAGACGTTTTGGTGTTAGACAGTAATGAAGATAAAATAAATCAAATACAGGACAAAGTAGGGAATGCTTTAGTCACACCACATTTGGATAAAGCAACTCTCAAAGAAGCAGGAATACAAAATTGCGAAACTGTTATCGTGTGCATAGGGGAGCAAATTGAAATAAGTATATTAACAACTCTTAATGTAATTGAACTAGGGGTTCCGAGAGTTATTTCCAAAGCCATCAGTGCAGAACACGGGAAAATACTAAAAAAAATAGGAGCCGAAGTAGTATATCCGGAAAGGGATAGAGCAATCCGTCTTGCAAACTCACTGACCAGTTCACGAACATTGGATTATATAGAGCTTTCGAGTAAATTTGCTATATCCGAAGTTAAAATTCCAGAACAATTTGATGGCAAAACAATAATAGATGCAGACCTCAGAAAAAAGTTTAACTTAAACATCATCGCAATTGTCAAAGACGGAGAAATATTCGTTGATATAGATCCTGACATTATATTAAAAGAAAATGATACTATAGTGATATTAGGCAAAAAAGAAAATATAAACAGATTTGAAAAAACTCTTCTCAATCTGTAA
- a CDS encoding 3-oxoacid CoA-transferase subunit B: MDRSEIKSLIARRVAKELKDGDVINLGIGLPTMVANYIPHDMDITFHSENGFIGLGSVPESGMEDKDIVNAGGQFATVKKGGVFFDSAVSFGIIRGGHVDATVLGALQVDQEGNLANWMIPGKIVPGMGGAMDLVVGAKKVIVAMEHTAKGSPKILKKCSLPLTAAREVDLIVTEMGVIEVTKEGLVLKEINPEFTIDEIKSVTEAELIIPEDLKEMEI; encoded by the coding sequence ATGGATAGAAGTGAAATAAAGTCTTTAATTGCGAGAAGAGTTGCTAAGGAACTTAAAGATGGAGATGTCATAAACTTAGGGATAGGTCTTCCAACTATGGTTGCAAATTATATACCTCATGATATGGATATTACTTTTCATTCGGAAAACGGATTTATAGGATTGGGTTCTGTCCCTGAGTCAGGAATGGAGGATAAGGATATAGTTAATGCAGGAGGGCAATTTGCCACGGTAAAGAAGGGCGGAGTATTTTTTGATAGTGCTGTGTCCTTTGGAATAATCCGTGGAGGCCATGTAGATGCTACAGTTCTTGGAGCTCTTCAGGTTGATCAGGAAGGGAATCTTGCGAATTGGATGATTCCCGGGAAAATAGTTCCCGGAATGGGAGGAGCAATGGACTTGGTAGTAGGAGCCAAAAAGGTAATAGTTGCTATGGAACATACCGCAAAGGGTTCTCCCAAAATCCTTAAAAAATGCAGCCTTCCCCTTACTGCGGCAAGGGAAGTGGATCTTATTGTTACGGAAATGGGTGTAATAGAAGTAACGAAGGAAGGATTAGTATTAAAGGAAATAAATCCTGAATTTACAATTGACGAAATCAAATCCGTTACTGAAGCGGAATTGATAATTCCGGAAGATTTAAAAGAAATGGAAATTTAA